Proteins encoded by one window of Prevotella nigrescens:
- a CDS encoding DNA alkylation repair protein — protein MVTGKTHDKLKQIKQSFHLFMNGVAAQSMREKGAEYKVNWGIDLINLRKIAKEYGKDYDLAIALWKENSRECKILATYIMPAEEMLPDVVGVWLEQIPTQEIAELLSFNLLRYLNFASSLAFQCLASDKNLYQVCGFQTLACLFSDAKAPDERGMNEFLDQAEVALNGTDFAVKQSAYRCVMRFCDLGDSYRVIAQKALKDFSI, from the coding sequence ATGGTAACAGGAAAAACACACGATAAACTGAAGCAGATAAAGCAATCTTTTCACTTGTTTATGAATGGTGTTGCTGCCCAGTCTATGCGTGAAAAGGGGGCAGAATATAAAGTGAATTGGGGAATAGACTTGATTAATCTGCGAAAGATAGCGAAAGAATACGGGAAAGATTACGATTTAGCGATTGCTCTTTGGAAAGAAAATAGTAGAGAGTGCAAGATCCTTGCAACTTACATAATGCCAGCCGAGGAGATGCTCCCAGATGTTGTAGGTGTTTGGTTGGAACAAATACCTACACAAGAAATAGCTGAACTTCTATCGTTCAATTTACTTCGATATCTGAATTTTGCTTCATCTTTGGCATTTCAATGTCTTGCTTCAGATAAAAATTTATATCAGGTGTGTGGCTTTCAGACATTAGCTTGTTTGTTTTCTGATGCTAAAGCACCTGACGAAAGAGGCATGAATGAGTTTCTTGACCAGGCGGAAGTTGCACTCAATGGAACCGATTTTGCAGTGAAACAATCGGCTTATCGGTGTGTGATGCGCTTCTGTGATTTAGGTGATAGTTATCGTGTAATAGCTCAAAAGGCATTAAAAGATTTTTCTATCTAA
- a CDS encoding sodium:solute symporter gives MIIIGTIFIYFCILLLISKLTIKKGNNETFFRATRQSPWYLVAFGMIGASISGVTFVSVPGMVIEQNMTYAQTCMGFILGYVLVAFVLLPIYYRLNLITIYSFLKERLGERSYKIGASFFILSKMSGATVKFYVVCMILQRFVLDNFTVPFPLTVVVLVLLIWLYTHKGGIRTLVFTDSFQTLCMFLTLFLIVYKVIDALNLDLVETFNTIVNNEHSQIFVWNDWVSTQNFWKQFLSGVFIVVVMTGLDQDMMQKNLTCKSLRDAQKDMCTYGLAFLPANLLFMALGVLLMIFFQQKSIPLPTSPDELMLYPIANGILGSGVEILFTIGVVAACFSSADSALTSLTTSVCVDICEQPTNEKLRKNVHIGVSIVFILFILIFKAINSTNLINAVYILCSYTYGPILGLFVYALLIRRCVNDNLVPYIAIASPLFCFLLDNVASQLWNYKFGYELLMLNGLLTFVGLLFIRDKKIER, from the coding sequence ATGATTATTATAGGGACTATTTTTATCTATTTCTGTATTCTATTACTTATAAGTAAACTAACAATTAAGAAAGGTAATAATGAAACTTTTTTTAGGGCAACTCGACAGTCTCCTTGGTATCTTGTGGCTTTTGGTATGATAGGCGCAAGTATTTCTGGAGTTACATTTGTCAGTGTTCCTGGAATGGTAATTGAACAAAATATGACTTATGCCCAAACTTGTATGGGTTTTATTTTAGGTTATGTGTTGGTGGCTTTTGTTCTATTACCAATTTATTATCGTTTAAATTTAATAACAATCTATTCATTTCTAAAAGAAAGATTAGGCGAACGAAGCTACAAAATAGGCGCTTCATTTTTTATTTTATCCAAAATGTCTGGAGCAACTGTAAAATTTTATGTTGTTTGTATGATTTTACAACGTTTTGTTCTTGATAATTTCACAGTTCCTTTTCCACTTACAGTTGTTGTTTTAGTATTGTTAATATGGCTTTATACGCATAAAGGTGGGATAAGAACCTTGGTGTTTACTGATTCCTTTCAAACGTTGTGTATGTTTTTAACTCTATTCCTTATTGTATATAAAGTTATAGATGCACTGAATCTGGATCTTGTGGAAACCTTTAATACTATTGTAAATAATGAACATTCACAAATATTTGTTTGGAATGATTGGGTTTCTACACAAAATTTCTGGAAACAATTTCTAAGTGGTGTGTTTATTGTTGTTGTTATGACAGGTCTTGATCAGGATATGATGCAGAAGAATCTAACATGTAAGTCCTTACGCGATGCGCAAAAGGATATGTGTACTTATGGTCTTGCCTTCTTGCCGGCTAACCTGTTGTTTATGGCTTTAGGTGTATTGCTTATGATATTCTTTCAACAAAAGAGTATTCCTTTACCAACTTCTCCCGACGAATTAATGTTGTATCCTATTGCTAATGGCATTTTGGGTAGTGGAGTAGAGATATTATTTACAATAGGTGTGGTTGCAGCATGTTTCTCGAGTGCCGACTCTGCACTAACTTCACTTACTACCAGTGTTTGTGTTGATATTTGTGAACAACCAACAAACGAAAAGCTACGTAAAAATGTACATATAGGGGTATCGATTGTATTTATTCTATTTATTTTGATATTTAAAGCAATAAATTCTACGAATTTAATTAATGCTGTATATATATTGTGCTCCTATACTTACGGACCTATTCTCGGATTATTTGTTTATGCATTGTTAATACGGAGATGCGTGAATGATAACTTAGTACCTTATATTGCTATAGCAAGTCCATTGTTCTGTTTCTTGTTAGACAATGTTGCTTCGCAATTGTGGAATTATAAATTTGGGTATGAATTACTAATGCTCAATGGATTATTAACTTTTGTTGGGTTATTGTTTATACGAGATAAGAAAATAGAAAGATAA
- the coaW gene encoding type II pantothenate kinase gives MKIAIGIDVGISTTKIVGIRNKEVVRPLRIKATDPVTSLYGAFGKYLYDNKIELNDVGKVMLTGVGSAYIDKPVYGLPTEKADEFLADGLGARFESNLNRMIVVSMGTGTSLVLCDEDDIRHIGGIGIGGGTLSGLSRLLLNTDDIHQISDLAKKGNIGNINLQISDISSKPLPGLPMNATASLFANAYGNAKNEDVALGLICLVLQSIGSASILSALNSGIKNFVMIGNLSRLPQCKILFPMMERLYNVNFIIPKYSEYCTAIGAALQASNEL, from the coding sequence ATGAAAATTGCTATTGGAATTGATGTTGGAATATCGACGACAAAGATAGTTGGAATAAGAAATAAAGAAGTAGTACGTCCTTTGCGTATAAAAGCTACAGATCCTGTAACTTCTCTTTATGGTGCTTTTGGGAAGTATCTATACGACAATAAGATAGAACTGAATGATGTAGGAAAAGTCATGCTGACAGGTGTAGGTTCTGCTTATATAGATAAGCCTGTTTACGGTTTGCCTACAGAAAAAGCTGATGAATTTTTAGCCGATGGATTAGGTGCTCGATTTGAATCGAATCTAAATCGAATGATTGTTGTTTCAATGGGTACCGGCACTTCGCTTGTATTGTGTGACGAAGATGATATTCGGCATATTGGTGGAATAGGGATAGGAGGAGGTACTCTGAGTGGACTTTCTCGTTTATTGCTGAATACCGATGATATTCATCAGATTTCAGATTTAGCAAAGAAAGGGAACATAGGAAATATAAATCTACAAATCAGTGACATTTCTTCTAAACCTCTTCCAGGATTACCAATGAATGCAACTGCTTCGCTTTTTGCAAATGCATATGGTAATGCAAAAAATGAAGATGTTGCATTAGGTCTTATATGTCTGGTATTACAATCTATAGGCTCTGCATCTATCTTAAGTGCGTTAAATAGTGGGATTAAGAATTTTGTAATGATTGGTAATCTTTCGCGTTTACCTCAATGTAAAATTCTTTTCCCAATGATGGAACGTCTTTATAATGTCAATTTTATTATTCCTAAATATTCAGAATATTGTACTGCTATAGGTGCAGCTTTACAAGCCAGCAACGAATTATAA
- a CDS encoding HU family DNA-binding protein, with protein sequence MTKADIINGIASSTGISKKDVSAVVESFMDAIKNSMLEKKENVYLRGFGSFIIKHRAEKTARNISKNTTITIPAHNFPSFKPAKTFIEDMKK encoded by the coding sequence ATGACAAAGGCAGATATCATCAATGGGATTGCGTCTTCCACTGGCATATCTAAGAAAGATGTGTCGGCAGTTGTGGAATCTTTTATGGATGCGATAAAGAACAGCATGTTGGAGAAGAAAGAAAATGTCTATCTCCGTGGTTTTGGAAGCTTCATTATAAAGCATCGAGCAGAGAAAACCGCACGAAACATTTCAAAGAACACAACAATCACTATCCCTGCGCATAACTTCCCCAGTTTCAAACCGGCGAAGACTTTTATTGAGGATATGAAAAAGTAA
- a CDS encoding ribonuclease E/G, whose protein sequence is MTSEIIIDAQPKEISIALLEDKRLVEYQREPREANFSVGNIYIAKVKKLMPGLNACFVDVGYERDAFLHYLDLGSQFNSFAKYLKQVQSDRKKLYPIQKASKQPDLQKDSSIQNILQVGQEVMVQIVKEPISTKGPRLTGEISFAGRYIVLIPFGDKVNVSTKIKSGEERARLKQLIQSIRPKNFGVIVRTVAQGKRVAELDAEMKLLYGRWQDAITKVQKSQERPQLVFEEKGRAVGMLRDLFNPTYENIYVNDEEICNAVKNYVTLIAPEKANIVKKYTGKVPIFDNFNVTKQIKSSFGKTINYGHGCYIIVEHTEAMHVVDVNSGNRTKEKEQEQNALDTNLGAADEIARQLRLRDMGGIIVVDFIDMNLAEDRQMLYERMCKAMQKDRARHNILPLSKFGLMQITRQRVRPAMDVDVAEDCPTCFGTGKIRSSLLFTDLLERKIEQLVEKIGIKKFYLHVHPYVAAYINKGIVSIKMRWQLKYGLGVRIVPSQKLAFMQYEFYDNKRQFIDMKDKNDKL, encoded by the coding sequence ATGACAAGCGAAATAATAATTGATGCCCAACCGAAAGAGATTTCGATTGCATTGCTTGAGGATAAACGATTGGTTGAATACCAACGCGAACCAAGAGAGGCCAATTTCTCCGTTGGAAACATCTACATTGCGAAAGTTAAAAAACTTATGCCAGGACTTAATGCCTGCTTTGTAGATGTTGGCTATGAACGCGACGCATTTCTTCATTATCTTGATTTAGGAAGTCAGTTCAACTCCTTTGCCAAATATCTCAAACAGGTACAAAGCGATAGAAAAAAACTTTATCCTATTCAAAAAGCCAGTAAACAACCCGACTTACAAAAAGATAGCAGTATTCAGAATATACTTCAGGTAGGTCAGGAAGTAATGGTACAAATAGTAAAAGAACCCATTTCTACAAAGGGACCACGCCTGACAGGTGAAATTTCTTTTGCAGGGCGCTATATTGTGCTCATTCCTTTCGGAGATAAAGTAAACGTTTCTACCAAAATAAAAAGTGGAGAAGAACGTGCTCGCTTAAAGCAACTTATACAAAGCATTCGCCCTAAGAATTTTGGAGTAATTGTTCGTACTGTGGCTCAAGGAAAAAGGGTGGCAGAACTCGACGCTGAGATGAAGCTTTTGTATGGAAGATGGCAAGATGCCATAACAAAAGTACAAAAATCTCAGGAGCGACCACAGCTCGTTTTTGAAGAAAAAGGCCGTGCAGTAGGCATGCTTCGCGATCTTTTCAATCCAACCTACGAGAATATTTATGTAAACGACGAAGAAATATGTAACGCCGTAAAAAACTATGTTACTCTCATTGCTCCTGAAAAAGCAAACATAGTAAAGAAGTATACAGGAAAAGTTCCTATCTTCGACAATTTCAATGTAACAAAACAAATTAAGTCGAGCTTTGGGAAAACAATAAATTACGGACACGGATGCTACATTATCGTTGAACATACCGAAGCCATGCACGTTGTTGACGTGAATAGTGGGAACAGAACGAAGGAAAAAGAACAAGAACAAAATGCTCTCGATACAAATCTTGGTGCAGCCGACGAAATAGCTCGTCAACTTCGACTAAGAGATATGGGGGGAATTATTGTTGTTGACTTTATTGACATGAACTTGGCGGAAGACCGACAGATGCTTTACGAACGCATGTGCAAAGCGATGCAAAAAGATCGTGCTCGGCATAACATTTTACCATTGAGCAAATTCGGTTTGATGCAGATAACACGCCAAAGAGTCCGTCCTGCTATGGATGTTGATGTTGCAGAAGACTGTCCAACTTGTTTTGGAACCGGCAAGATACGCTCAAGTCTACTATTTACCGACTTGCTTGAACGCAAGATTGAACAGCTCGTAGAGAAGATTGGCATAAAGAAGTTCTATCTACATGTGCATCCATATGTTGCTGCTTATATCAACAAGGGCATAGTTTCCATAAAAATGAGGTGGCAATTAAAATACGGCTTGGGCGTCAGAATAGTCCCATCACAAAAACTAGCTTTCATGCAGTACGAATTTTACGACAACAAACGTCAGTTTATTGACATGAAGGACAAGAACGACAAACTGTAA